The Solanum lycopersicum chromosome 9, SLM_r2.1 genome window below encodes:
- the LOC104649292 gene encoding DNA damage-inducible protein 1-like translates to MKRKLRELKQTGSIRAYVKEFTILTLQIPQLTEGDMLFTFMDGLQNWARTELEQRQVKTIDEAITQAETLKDFKHDRLGKAKGKEARGSQAKGGGDRGQVREQSAQPKQRDTPKPDGRRFERQKYSEKRTQSSKGDGCYICGGPHGYVRCPKMKSLSAIVRERKEKEAQDKAKSADTTQLDMVGICGAITKQADNPGDFSTQYVDISINRQPVRAMVDSGAEANIMTKTAAEKLGLKIVPSNNRLKLVNAPPTPVCGIAHGVSITLGRWRGKTNFTVAPLDISYVILGQEFFQRCHTMIDPYLQQLMVMEGEGSWMVPLVRVPKKDGYAQLSAMQIVKGLKKGAPTFLATIAS, encoded by the coding sequence ATGAAGCGCAAACTCCGGGAGTTGAAGCAGACGGGAAGCATTCGGGCGTATGTGAAGGAGTTCacaattttgaccctccaaattccCCAACTCACGGAAGGTGATATGTTGTTCACCTTCATGGACGGGCTGCAGAATTGGGCGAGGACCGAGTTAGAGCAGCGTCAAGTAAAAACCATTGATGAGGCCATCACTCAAGCCGAAACCTTGAAAGATTTCAAACATGATCGTTTGGGCAAGGCGAAGGGCAAGGAGGCAAGGGGAAGTCAAGCTAAAGGCGGGGGAGACCGTGGCCAAGTTAGAGAACAGTCGGCACAACCCAAGCAGCGTGACACGCCCAAGCCGGATGGTAGACGGTTTGAACGCCAGAAATACTCAGAGAAGCGGACGCAGTCCAGCAAAGGAGACGGGTGCTATATATGCGGCGGACCACACGGTTATGTCAGGTGCCCAAAGATGAAGAGCCTTAGTGCCATCGTCCGTGAGCGGAAGGAAAAAGAGGCACAAGACAAGGCAAAATCGGCAGACACCACTCAGTTGGACATGGTTGGAATCTGTGGAGCCATAACCAAACAGGCCGACAACCCGGGGGATTTCAGTACGCAATATGTGGACATCTCCATCAATAGGCAACCTGTTCGGGCCATGGTAGATTCCGGGGCTGAAGCTAACATCATGACCAAGACGGCGGCAGAAAAATTGGGACTGAAAATTGTTCCAAGCAACAATCGCCTCAAGTTGGTCAACGCCCCACCAACTCCCGTGTGTGGAATTGCTCATGGGGTCAGCATCACTTTAGGACGGTGGAGAGGTAAGACAAATTTTACCGTAGCTCCTTTGGACATATCCTATGTTATTCTTGGGCAGGAATTCTTTCAACGTTGCCACACGATGATTGATCCCTACCTTCAACAACTTATGGTGATGGAGGGGGAAGGGTCTTGGATGGTGCCTCTTGTTAGGGTGCCGAAGAAAGACGGATATGCCCAACTGTCGGCCATGCAGATTGTGAAGGGCCTGAAGAAAGGAGCACCAACCTTCTTAGCCACCATTGCAAGTTAG